The following are encoded together in the Lactuca sativa cultivar Salinas chromosome 1, Lsat_Salinas_v11, whole genome shotgun sequence genome:
- the LOC111910481 gene encoding uncharacterized protein LOC111910481 has product MAKSCKGLAMELVKCLSESDCVKVENRPFRECAKEKSPVISSECVGLRETYFNCKRGQVDMRARIRGNKGY; this is encoded by the exons ATGGCGAAATCTTGTAAAGGTTTGGCTATGGAATTGGTCAAGTGTCTCAGTGAATCTGATTGCGTCAAG GTAGAGAATCGACCTTTTAGAGAATGTGCTAAAGAGAAGAGCCCCGTCATTTCTAGCGAATGTGTTGGACTCAGAGAAACATATTTCAACTGCAAGAGAGGCCAG GTTGATATGAGAGCTAGGATTCGTGGAAATAAAGGTTACTAA